One window from the genome of Alkalihalobacillus sp. LMS6 encodes:
- a CDS encoding ABC transporter ATP-binding protein, whose protein sequence is MGFLEIKDLKIHFPIKAGILKRTIGHVKAVDGLNINLEEGKTYGLVGESGSGKTTTGRGIIGLNDITSGQIFIDNKEVTKRNMKDFRRDVQMVFQDPYSSLNPKKRILDIIAEPFRNFEKLSKVEERKAVQELLERVGISPDSIFKYPHEFSGGQRQRIGIARAIALKPKLIIADEPVSALDVSVQAQVLNFMQDIQKDLNLTYFFISHDLGIIRHICDHIGIMYKGRFVEEGTPDDIFNNPQHIYTKRLIASIPDIDPTKRGEVQNTRRLINEDYESNTKNYFDSEGLAHPLKKISNTHKVAIPERG, encoded by the coding sequence ATGGGGTTTCTGGAAATTAAAGATTTAAAGATACACTTTCCTATCAAGGCAGGTATCTTAAAGAGAACAATCGGTCATGTCAAAGCTGTAGATGGTTTAAATATTAATCTTGAAGAAGGAAAGACCTATGGATTGGTTGGTGAATCCGGTTCTGGAAAAACCACAACTGGACGAGGAATAATTGGTTTGAACGATATTACATCTGGTCAAATATTTATCGACAATAAAGAGGTAACTAAGCGCAATATGAAAGATTTTAGGCGAGATGTTCAAATGGTTTTTCAAGATCCTTATTCTTCATTGAATCCAAAGAAACGGATTTTGGACATCATTGCAGAACCGTTTAGAAATTTCGAGAAATTGTCTAAGGTGGAGGAGCGAAAAGCTGTTCAGGAGTTACTAGAAAGGGTAGGCATTAGTCCTGACAGTATTTTTAAATATCCCCATGAATTCTCAGGAGGTCAAAGGCAACGAATTGGAATTGCTCGAGCAATAGCATTAAAGCCAAAATTAATTATTGCTGATGAACCAGTCTCTGCATTAGACGTCTCCGTTCAAGCGCAAGTTTTAAATTTTATGCAAGACATTCAGAAAGATTTAAACTTGACTTATTTCTTTATTAGTCATGATTTAGGAATTATCCGTCATATCTGTGACCATATCGGGATTATGTATAAAGGTAGATTTGTAGAAGAAGGTACGCCAGACGATATATTTAATAATCCCCAACATATCTATACAAAACGATTGATTGCTTCAATACCAGACATAGATCCTACCAAGCGGGGGGAAGTTCAGAATACAAGAAGATTAATAAATGAGGATTACGAATCAAACACTAAAAATTATTTTGATAGTGAAGGGCTTGCACACCCCTTAAAAAAAATATCTAATACACATAAAGTTGCAATACCGGAAAGAGGTTAA
- the opp4B gene encoding oligopeptide ABC transporter permease, producing the protein MWKFIIRRIIIAIPQLFFLSLLVFILASQMPGDPFTGMIDPSITAERLEEMREIHGLNDPWYEQYGRWISSAVTGDFGQSFRYKMPVTELIGDRLLNTAGLGLLTLIFSYLIAIPLGIVSGRFNDTWADRAIAGYTYVGFAVPSFIFGLIALFIFGFRLDWFPVSGSVSPGLSAGTLEYYISKIYHMTLPALSLALITTVGTVQYLRSEIIDIKHKEFILTAKAKGASENRIYNKHIFRNSLLPIAAFFGYEITGILGGSVFIERVFSFPGIGDLLISSINNRDYSVVTALLLLSGCLAVIGTMLSDIILSMVDPRIRIK; encoded by the coding sequence ATGTGGAAATTTATCATTAGGAGAATAATAATTGCAATTCCGCAACTTTTTTTCTTGAGTTTATTAGTTTTTATATTAGCAAGCCAAATGCCTGGTGATCCTTTTACAGGAATGATCGATCCAAGCATTACAGCAGAGAGACTAGAAGAGATGAGAGAGATTCATGGTCTTAACGATCCGTGGTATGAGCAATATGGACGCTGGATATCCAGTGCTGTTACAGGTGATTTTGGACAGTCATTTAGATATAAGATGCCTGTTACGGAGTTGATTGGTGATCGATTATTAAATACAGCAGGTCTTGGGTTGTTAACCCTAATATTCTCATATTTAATTGCAATTCCTTTAGGGATTGTTAGTGGACGTTTTAATGATACGTGGGCTGACCGTGCAATTGCAGGATATACATATGTTGGATTTGCGGTTCCAAGTTTTATTTTCGGATTAATAGCATTATTCATTTTCGGTTTTCGATTGGACTGGTTCCCGGTTAGTGGTAGTGTATCACCGGGTCTTTCTGCTGGCACATTAGAATATTATATAAGTAAAATCTATCATATGACCTTGCCTGCGCTATCTTTAGCGCTTATTACTACAGTCGGTACAGTTCAATATTTGAGAAGTGAGATTATAGATATTAAGCACAAAGAGTTTATTCTAACAGCTAAAGCAAAAGGTGCAAGTGAAAATAGAATCTATAATAAGCATATTTTTAGGAATTCCCTGCTTCCTATTGCGGCTTTTTTTGGATATGAAATAACAGGTATACTTGGTGGCTCTGTCTTCATTGAGAGAGTATTTAGCTTTCCTGGCATTGGGGATTTACTGATATCTTCAATAAATAATAGAGACTATAGTGTGGTAACCGCTCTGTTATTGCTTTCAGGATGTTTAGCTGTAATTGGCACAATGCTCTCAGACATTATATTAAGTATGGTAGATCCAAGAATTCGTATTAAGTAA
- a CDS encoding ABC transporter permease, producing the protein METQKNMQIDPNNDSAIKTPSGAKVILVEILKDKVALFSAILLFLIAAFVFGVSIILDQDQIVTVDLLAIFEPPSSEFWLGTDHGGRDVFGQLIIGTRNSLLIGIAVTALSGLVGLAMGLLAGYFGGHTDNVIMRIVDFFLVLPTTMIIIAFVAVVPNYSLLQFTLIMSAFIWISMARLIRSKALQQSELEYIQAARTLGTPHYKIIFSHLLPNLNSIIIVNLTLSLAANIGIETGLSFLGFGFPESTPSLGTLMSHATNPQIFELRPWVWLPASILVLILMLCINNVGQALKRATDAKQRRG; encoded by the coding sequence ATGGAAACTCAAAAAAACATGCAAATAGATCCAAATAATGATTCTGCCATCAAAACACCGTCTGGAGCTAAAGTTATACTTGTTGAAATCTTAAAAGATAAGGTAGCGTTATTCTCGGCGATTCTTCTCTTTTTAATAGCTGCATTTGTATTTGGTGTTTCGATTATTTTAGATCAAGATCAAATTGTTACTGTTGATTTATTAGCAATATTTGAACCTCCATCATCAGAGTTTTGGTTAGGGACCGATCATGGTGGCCGTGATGTATTTGGTCAGTTAATTATTGGTACCCGTAATTCTTTACTTATCGGGATCGCTGTAACAGCTTTGTCCGGTTTAGTAGGTTTAGCAATGGGATTGTTAGCAGGATATTTTGGTGGTCATACAGACAATGTCATTATGAGAATAGTAGATTTCTTTTTAGTGCTACCTACAACGATGATTATTATTGCTTTTGTAGCGGTAGTTCCTAATTATTCTCTACTGCAATTTACACTAATTATGTCTGCATTTATTTGGATATCAATGGCTAGGTTAATTCGATCAAAAGCATTACAACAAAGTGAACTAGAGTATATACAAGCAGCAAGAACTTTAGGGACACCGCACTATAAAATAATATTTAGTCATTTGTTACCAAATCTTAATTCAATTATTATCGTAAATCTTACGTTAAGTTTGGCAGCAAATATTGGGATAGAAACAGGGCTTTCATTTTTAGGCTTTGGCTTTCCAGAGTCAACTCCTAGTTTAGGTACATTAATGAGTCATGCAACAAATCCTCAGATTTTCGAGCTGCGCCCATGGGTATGGTTACCCGCATCAATTTTAGTTTTGATTTTGATGCTGTGTATAAATAATGTTGGTCAAGCATTAAAACGTGCGACTGACGCAAAACAAAGAAGAGGTTAA
- a CDS encoding LCP family protein yields MEETRKRRRKQKKKRLVLKTALFTALVGLLAVGTGAWYIVNQLNDTAASAYQGLNRGDKSELRVQPVDVGKDNFSMLILGSDFRDGDSGGERTDTMIVATFNKGDRSIKLTSIPRDTYTEIIGYTEGPFYDKINHAHAFGGIDMAIDTVENLLDIPIDHYGLARFDGLVDIIDALDGIEVDVTYEFNFNEKSRDVDFDFTKGPTHMDGEMALAYARERKSAEGGGDKGRGIRQQQVIESIIDRTASLSSITRFNDFFDAIGNNLQMDLTFGNIVSLHGYASSIDSIETLQLQTDGHMRQDIYGNNIWYEDAVEEELLELQHTLREHLELPVENDSTLETPTSDSLD; encoded by the coding sequence ATGGAGGAAACACGTAAACGTCGCCGAAAACAAAAGAAAAAGAGACTTGTACTAAAAACTGCTCTGTTTACAGCCCTTGTTGGCTTACTCGCAGTTGGTACAGGGGCTTGGTATATTGTTAATCAATTGAATGATACCGCAGCAAGTGCTTATCAAGGATTAAATCGTGGTGATAAATCAGAGTTGCGCGTTCAACCTGTTGATGTTGGGAAAGATAACTTTTCTATGCTCATTCTAGGAAGTGATTTCCGAGATGGCGACAGTGGTGGTGAACGAACGGATACTATGATTGTTGCAACATTTAACAAAGGAGATCGTTCAATTAAATTAACAAGTATACCTCGCGATACGTATACAGAAATTATTGGGTACACTGAGGGACCTTTTTACGATAAGATCAATCATGCTCATGCTTTTGGTGGCATTGACATGGCCATTGATACGGTCGAGAATTTACTAGATATTCCAATCGATCACTACGGCTTAGCTCGTTTTGACGGCCTCGTTGACATCATTGATGCACTTGATGGCATTGAAGTGGATGTCACTTACGAGTTTAACTTTAATGAAAAAAGCCGAGATGTTGATTTTGATTTCACAAAAGGTCCTACTCATATGGATGGAGAAATGGCTTTAGCTTATGCGAGAGAACGAAAATCTGCTGAAGGTGGTGGCGATAAAGGTCGAGGAATTCGCCAGCAACAAGTAATTGAATCGATCATCGACCGTACAGCTTCACTTTCTAGCATCACACGTTTTAATGATTTCTTTGATGCGATTGGCAACAATCTACAGATGGACTTAACGTTCGGTAATATCGTCTCGTTACACGGCTATGCTTCATCAATTGATTCTATCGAAACATTGCAGCTTCAAACTGATGGTCATATGCGCCAAGATATTTATGGAAATAATATTTGGTATGAGGACGCAGTAGAAGAAGAGTTACTAGAATTACAGCATACATTAAGAGAACATTTAGAACTCCCGGTAGAAAATGATTCAACATTAGAGACACCAACAAGCGATTCGTTAGACTAG
- a CDS encoding oligopeptide ABC transporter substrate-binding protein has product MKKFLQPKFYLAPTLVAVLALAACSDNGDGGSSESSGTGEEGGSEETIENEDGVYSLDDFEPTKTADGDPIEGGTLNVGIVTPSPFEGTLDWQHYSISTDADILEWFSESLFRMDEAFNITDEGAATIDVSDDNLTYTITIKDNVNWHDGEPVKAEDFVFAHEVIGHKDYDGVRYDASYRNIVGMEEYHNEEADEISGLNIIDEKTVELTFKEATPSLMSGGIHYYAMPKHYFEGVEVADIPASDQVRREPLGYGPFVVESIVPGESVTLSKNEDYWQGEPLVDEVILTVVNPDVVAESLSSGQIDMVTTFPATQFADNADMSNVNWLGRVSRGYQYTGFKLGTWDADASEVVYDPDSKMADESLREAVRLAVNYEELGNRMYNGLRFPATTVIPPYHALYHDDNNPGFEYDPERAKELLAEAGYEDLDGDGFVEDPDGEELVITYAARQGDATAEAVSNYEMQAWRDIGLNIELLEGSLTEPNAFYDRIEEDDPAIDMYSAGWNVGSDVDPSGIFGPQSLFNYPRYTDDTLEELLADGLSEEAFDQSYRQNVYNDFQAHINEALPLAPTLYQIDTFPVNNRVSGISYEVGNNDYGWHTVQLNDENAAVDE; this is encoded by the coding sequence ATGAAAAAGTTTTTACAACCTAAATTTTATTTAGCACCTACACTAGTTGCTGTGTTAGCACTTGCTGCATGTAGTGATAATGGAGATGGTGGATCGTCCGAATCGAGCGGTACTGGAGAAGAGGGTGGTTCAGAAGAGACAATTGAAAATGAAGATGGCGTATATTCTTTAGATGATTTTGAGCCAACAAAAACTGCTGACGGAGATCCAATTGAGGGCGGTACATTAAATGTAGGTATCGTAACGCCATCCCCATTCGAAGGGACGCTAGATTGGCAACACTATTCTATTTCAACAGATGCTGATATCTTAGAATGGTTTAGTGAATCTTTGTTTAGGATGGATGAAGCCTTTAACATTACCGATGAAGGAGCAGCAACAATTGATGTATCGGATGATAATTTAACTTATACAATTACAATTAAAGATAATGTTAATTGGCATGATGGAGAGCCTGTAAAAGCAGAAGATTTTGTATTTGCTCATGAGGTTATTGGCCATAAAGATTACGATGGTGTACGCTATGATGCTTCCTATAGAAATATAGTGGGGATGGAAGAATACCATAACGAGGAAGCAGATGAGATTTCTGGTCTAAACATTATTGATGAAAAAACAGTTGAATTAACGTTTAAAGAAGCAACGCCTTCATTAATGAGTGGTGGGATTCATTATTACGCGATGCCAAAGCATTACTTTGAAGGTGTTGAAGTAGCAGATATCCCTGCTTCTGATCAAGTACGTCGAGAGCCATTAGGATACGGACCGTTTGTCGTTGAAAGTATTGTTCCTGGTGAGTCTGTCACATTATCAAAAAATGAGGATTATTGGCAAGGGGAACCACTTGTTGATGAGGTTATTCTTACTGTCGTAAACCCGGATGTGGTTGCAGAGTCATTAAGTTCTGGACAAATTGATATGGTCACAACCTTCCCAGCAACGCAGTTTGCAGATAATGCAGATATGAGTAATGTTAATTGGTTAGGAAGAGTTTCGAGAGGATATCAATATACAGGCTTTAAACTAGGGACGTGGGACGCTGACGCTAGTGAAGTGGTTTATGATCCAGATTCAAAAATGGCGGATGAGTCGTTAAGAGAAGCGGTTCGTTTGGCAGTTAATTATGAAGAGTTAGGAAATCGCATGTACAATGGATTGCGTTTCCCAGCTACAACAGTTATTCCACCTTACCATGCTCTTTATCATGATGATAATAATCCTGGATTTGAATATGATCCGGAAAGAGCGAAAGAATTATTGGCAGAAGCAGGCTATGAAGATTTAGATGGAGATGGCTTTGTCGAAGACCCAGATGGTGAGGAACTCGTTATTACGTATGCAGCACGTCAAGGTGATGCAACAGCAGAAGCAGTATCGAACTACGAAATGCAAGCGTGGAGGGACATAGGTTTAAACATTGAGTTGCTCGAAGGGTCTCTTACTGAACCAAATGCATTCTACGATCGAATTGAAGAGGATGATCCAGCGATCGATATGTATTCGGCAGGCTGGAATGTTGGTTCTGATGTTGACCCGTCAGGGATTTTTGGACCGCAGTCACTCTTTAACTATCCAAGATATACTGATGATACTCTTGAGGAACTATTAGCTGATGGCTTATCAGAAGAAGCTTTTGATCAATCGTATCGTCAAAATGTATATAATGATTTTCAAGCTCACATTAATGAAGCACTGCCTTTAGCACCGACGCTTTACCAAATTGATACGTTTCCGGTTAATAATCGTGTGAGTGGAATCTCATATGAAGTTGGAAATAATGATTATGGCTGGCACACCGTTCAATTAAATGATGAAAATGCAGCTGTAGATGAATAA
- a CDS encoding trimeric intracellular cation channel family protein, whose product MDTWEIFTIIGTIAFALSGAIVAFEEKYDLFGVYTLAFITAFGGGMIRNIVVGIPVSAFWSQTSLFIITFLLITTLFFLPAFLFKLWDRWGVFFDAVGLSAFAIQGALFAKTANESIFAMMLAAVLTGVGGGILRDVLAGRKPMVLHSDIYAGWALMGGIIIGLGFDHPIMQYVLFVMIIVMRMLTVHYKWRLPQVDKRIG is encoded by the coding sequence TTGGATACTTGGGAAATCTTTACGATTATTGGCACAATTGCATTTGCCTTATCTGGCGCAATTGTCGCGTTTGAAGAAAAATATGATTTATTCGGCGTCTATACACTCGCCTTTATCACTGCCTTTGGTGGTGGGATGATTCGAAACATCGTCGTCGGCATACCCGTTTCAGCTTTTTGGAGTCAGACGTCTTTATTTATTATTACGTTTTTGCTTATTACCACACTATTCTTCCTACCCGCTTTTTTATTTAAACTTTGGGATCGCTGGGGCGTCTTCTTTGACGCAGTCGGCCTATCCGCTTTTGCGATACAAGGCGCCCTTTTCGCCAAAACCGCAAACGAATCCATTTTTGCGATGATGCTCGCTGCCGTGCTAACAGGAGTAGGAGGCGGTATCCTCCGTGATGTCCTGGCTGGAAGAAAGCCAATGGTGCTTCACAGTGACATTTACGCAGGCTGGGCCCTAATGGGCGGTATTATTATCGGACTCGGCTTCGACCATCCGATTATGCAATATGTATTATTCGTAATGATTATTGTTATGCGTATGCTTACGGTTCATTATAAATGGCGCTTGCCTCAGGTGGATAAGCGGATAGGGTAA
- a CDS encoding Lrp/AsnC family transcriptional regulator, with the protein MEKLDALDFKILDLYQKDGKFTYSQIARQLNVSEGTVRQRSKRMVHNGVFDFIIKIDPSKLGLSVKAIIGVSVAVGKQDEVGKWLASFPEILCVDSVSGYHHFIVQAYFNSNEHLIDFINGTLTKSPAILTMDVSIQLKGYKDSIDYLLTSKDGKSII; encoded by the coding sequence ATGGAGAAACTTGACGCATTAGATTTTAAAATATTGGATTTATACCAAAAAGACGGAAAATTCACTTACAGTCAAATCGCTAGGCAACTCAACGTTAGTGAAGGTACGGTAAGGCAACGATCAAAAAGAATGGTACATAACGGTGTGTTTGATTTTATTATTAAAATTGATCCAAGCAAACTAGGCTTATCGGTAAAGGCAATTATCGGTGTAAGTGTTGCAGTAGGCAAACAAGACGAGGTTGGGAAATGGCTCGCATCGTTTCCAGAAATTTTATGTGTGGATTCTGTTTCCGGCTATCATCATTTCATTGTACAAGCATATTTTAATAGCAACGAGCATCTCATTGATTTTATTAACGGAACATTAACAAAATCACCTGCTATCTTAACGATGGACGTAAGTATTCAATTAAAAGGATACAAAGACTCGATAGATTACTTGTTAACGAGTAAAGACGGGAAATCAATTATCTAA
- a CDS encoding ABC transporter ATP-binding protein: protein MENNRLLEIKGLKTSFRIKDDYYAAVDNVSLDVNKNEVLGIVGESGSGKSALGFSILGLHPKNNSKIEGEIKYKGEDILKVSETRLQKLRGGELGMIFQDPMSALNPLMIIGKQIEESLILHTKLSKAERKSRVLELLQQVGIARPDVVYNQYPHELSGGMRQRVVIGIAISCNPAFLIADEPTTALDVTIQAQILGLISKLKNELNSGVILITHDLGVVAEMADKIAVMYAGQIVELAPVEELFKNPKHPYTRSLLQSNPTNNIAKTKLHVIQGVVPSLANLPRTGCRFASRIPWLSESAHEEDPQLHEISPNHYVRCSCYKTFEFAPKGEATNGVSGN, encoded by the coding sequence ATGGAAAATAACAGATTATTAGAAATTAAGGGATTAAAAACATCATTCCGTATAAAAGATGACTATTACGCAGCGGTAGACAACGTATCTCTTGATGTAAATAAAAATGAAGTCCTTGGAATCGTCGGTGAGTCAGGATCAGGTAAGAGTGCACTCGGTTTTTCTATTTTAGGTCTACATCCAAAAAACAACTCTAAAATTGAGGGTGAGATTAAGTATAAAGGTGAAGATATTCTTAAAGTCTCCGAAACAAGGTTACAAAAATTGCGAGGTGGAGAGTTAGGAATGATCTTCCAAGACCCTATGTCTGCTCTAAATCCGTTAATGATCATTGGTAAGCAGATTGAGGAGTCTTTAATTTTACATACGAAATTGTCTAAGGCTGAGCGTAAATCTAGAGTACTAGAGCTCTTACAGCAAGTCGGAATTGCAAGGCCAGATGTTGTCTATAACCAATATCCTCACGAATTATCTGGAGGCATGAGACAAAGAGTTGTTATTGGAATTGCTATCTCATGTAATCCAGCATTTTTAATAGCCGATGAACCAACTACAGCATTAGATGTAACAATTCAAGCCCAAATTTTAGGGTTAATAAGTAAACTTAAGAATGAACTAAATAGTGGTGTCATCTTAATTACACATGATTTAGGGGTAGTAGCAGAGATGGCTGACAAAATAGCGGTTATGTACGCTGGCCAAATCGTTGAGTTAGCGCCAGTGGAAGAATTATTTAAAAATCCTAAACACCCGTATACTCGATCTTTGTTGCAATCAAACCCAACAAACAATATTGCCAAAACAAAGTTACATGTTATTCAAGGAGTTGTTCCTTCTTTAGCAAATTTGCCAAGAACAGGTTGCAGGTTTGCAAGTCGTATTCCATGGTTAAGTGAATCAGCTCATGAAGAAGATCCTCAGCTACACGAAATCTCGCCTAATCATTACGTTCGTTGCAGTTGTTATAAAACATTTGAATTCGCACCGAAAGGGGAAGCAACAAATGGGGTTTCTGGAAATTAA